The genome window GCTTCCACGTTTGATAACTTTATATTGATGGAGTCCAAAGGTAGATCGAATATGAGACCAATTATAGGGTTAGGCATCTGTGATCTGACGGGACCATCTAATGGAAACGCAACCACTGATCACAATATTCATAAAGTAGCCGCAGCATCATACCAACTTTGGCCCTTAACAATGCTACTATGCTTCACAATGATGCACGTAAACGAagataatcataaaaatatactaGTAAAATCGTGGCACAAagttcttgaaaaaataattgttttatttgccAATGGGTGTCTCAGGAACGTTAAGGAACCCgacatatataaaaacaaagtaaaatgatattctttctttcaaaataatcattaatatcTTCCATATATATTGGTTAAAAAAGTATCCTTAAATCAGTTTCGTTGATCAAactctaaaaataaatagattgtGAGTATATATATGAGttcaaattttcataatttattctGCTTGCTTCTCACTTTTCCTTTCCTAAGCATATTTCTTAACCGATACTCTAATTCGTATAGAGatcaccaaaataaataaatatatgctctacttaaaaaattgaaaccttttattattattaaaaagcaAACCCGATACTATAAAGGGACCAACCAATTAAAGCATCTCGTGAAAAACACTTCCACTACGTTGTGTAATTTGATATCAAATAATTACCTCAAAAGTTGAGAAACACAGAGACCATGTATGCATCTACTACTATCTAGTGGTGAttgttaaattctaagaatGAGTAGCCACTGCTACCACTTTCCATACGGTCCATAATCCATGGAGTATGGTCCAACAATTTACAAATCTtccctttctctttatgaaattCACATCCCAAATAGTAATAAATCCTCTTGGTCTTGGGGACCATGCCAACAGCACTTTTCCATGAACTATCCACACGTCTGATTGTAAACTTTGGGCAGATAGTCATAATAATTCGAAGCTTTTTAACACATGGTCCATTTGCGGTACTTCTTATGGTACCTACAAATCTTTATTTTGAAGTGTTTCGGGTCTCTTTGCTATTTGTCTGGCTTCCAATGACAACAAAACCATGTCAATGTTCCATTTGACATTTGCCATCTGGGGACTCTTGTCTGTCAGCTGCTTTATAGTTGTGGTTTGTGCTTCATGGTGCCCATATCAAATTTTTCAACAAAGCAACCAACGATTTCAGCAGAAGACTGATAAGTTTTGGGTGTTCAGTGAACAAACTGAAACATGGGTTGAAGCAAAACTGCCCTATGATCTGCTCTCTTGTGTTAACGGTGACTGTAGAAAAGTGGGGTCAATACTTCAGACAGATAAGAAGAGCACACAAGAAGTATTGGAGCTAAAACACAAGCTTGATGAACAAAAGAGAAGTGTTGAGAATAAGGATAGTAAGTTGGAAGCAGAGGATGTGGTTCTGCCCCAGAGAAAGAGAATTTCCTTGAGTAAAATATCCGAGACATCTGTGTGGATCACTGGTGAAAGTGGGTCTATCTATGAGAGGTTTTGGAATGGAATGGAATGGGTGATTGTCCCTCATGACTTGCCCGTATCAGCAGGAAGTGCCATATCAATTTTTGTCATCAATCAGACGATTCTTGCTCTATCAGAAGCAGGAAAATTGTATCAGGTTAGAAGCATCTGTTAAGTTAGAAGATACATGCCAAGCATCATACTATGTTAAATGTTCTCATCAACTGTATAACTTGATTTTTATCCTTATATTTCTCTGGGCATATCAACTCTCTTCCAAGTATGTAGTCCCGGTCAATCTCTACCTGACATGTAACCACatttttcaatttacaaaaaagaattaataatgtATCACATAGAGATCGACTAGGATCACATGGTCCCGATCAGTGTAATAATTTCTCCCCTTTCAGGTACATGTTACACATGCATGTAATATACACTTTAGTATAACAACTTTATGCATAGCCGGTCATCTAATTTAGACACTAACATATTGACACTATTATGTCAACATTGAACTCttggataagtattaaaatgtaaactccGATAAATAAAAGGGTCCTCTGTACGTTGTTGGAAATTGAAACTGCGACAATTACCCTTGTCTCATAGATTGGCTGCTTGTAATTTTGCTCAGCAGATTCGAGTGCAACTCGGTGAAAGCTCACAACCAATTTGGGTTGAATTCACACCTACTGATCCagagaaaaatcttttaatgaAGTCTGGAGTTGCTTCGCGCGATGAACAGTaagtacaattttaatttctgagATCAAACATATATACACCATTAGCATTGTTAAAACATAGTCTCTTGTGTTGTTGCCTTGTGGGACAGGAGAGCCTATTTCTGCACAAAGAATGGATCACTAGTAGAACTTGCTTGGGTTGAGCCCTCCAGGTAAAACTTAAGTTTTGGAGCAAATATTAGTGACTTGGCAGTTGAATCTTAAGTTCTTTAACATTTAACAAATGGATTCCAAGGTGTTACTAATTTCACCTCAATcttgacatatatatatatagaacagATGGATAAATCATGGCCAACCAGCTGGAGCAAATGTAGCAGCAATAGCTGATGCTTCTTCAACAAGAGAAGTAGTATATACCATAAGGTGGGTGGTTTGTGTGTGCTTGAGGCAAGTTTTGTTGCAAtttcatatttgataaaaacaataaatagaatACAGGACTAGaaagcaaaattaaaatttactatacTCTTCTAATGTCATAAACTGCCATGTTGTTTTTCAGTGATTTTCACAAAGCACTCTTCATCTTCTATCATATGAGTCTGACAAACTTAACAAATGATGTGGTGCTGTAGTTCTGCTGGAGATCTTTATGAATATGACAGAAAATCAAAACCATCATGGAAGAGGCACATATGGCATGAAAGAACAGCACAAGCTGCTCCTTTGATGCCATCTAAAGGGTGTAGTTTACCTGGATTGAGTGATGATCATTCTGAATCTCTGTTCCTTTTAACAAAGGTCTGAAGTTTACAAGTATTTTATGAACATTCCAATCATTTCCAGAAAAAAAGTGCTCAAAACTTCTTTCGAAAAACATCAGAAAATACTCAAATTTAGTAAAATAGAACTAAAGTAGTGGTGAAAACATCCCTCTTTAAATAGATACTCTTATAGAATTTTTTTGGAAGGAAAAAGTGATCGAAGAGAAACTAGATTGTTGTCAATTATATGTAAAACTTAACCATTATATCAAATGTGGAGCTTCATAAAAATTCAATCGCTTTTGCGAATCACTAGAACATGCTTAGCTTGGCTCGGACATGGTTTATTAGATTTACTTTTTGATCAAGTCCTTTTAGAATTTATTCTTATGATCTGTCTAGGAGGataccattttaaaaaaaaatcttggtaATCATGCAGGAAGGCACTTTGGTAGAGAGAAAATTGCATCAAAGGAAGTGGAAATGGGTAGTCCATGGCCGACCCCAGgatcaaaatttaacatgtatTACACCAGCACTACAAGATGAATCAAGTGAAACATCGTCCATTTCTTTATTCTTCACTACATCATTCGGGTCTGTCTTTGAATATCAAATTGTAAAACAATTAGGTCAGTCATCTCATctcataatgaaaaaaatactttagtTTTCACGATTAGTATATGAATAGTCTACCTTGCTTTTACTACACATGAACTTCTCCATTGTCGATTAACAGTTTTGTTCTTAGCTGGCAATATTCAAATAGAAAAtgagatgtaaaaaaaaaaacaacttgggAACTGATAATCGATGTTTTGATTTTGTccacttaaaattaaattaattctgGATTTGGTGGACTCATCGTTAGTCAATTATAGCATGATACTCTATATCAACATCAATAGCTATTTAACAGTTATCATGACTAGCACCAATTCCCAAAAGCTACATATAGCAGAAAATTTCAACACGATTTATTGCTAATCAGATTCTTCATTTTAAAGTCAGTTAACAATATTTCTTGATAATTTTAGGTGATAGGAATAACAAATTTTATCAACAGCATCTTGCTGACAAGTGCCAACATTAGTTAAAGAGTGTTTATTACATTCTATtgaatatttttacatattatgtatttttaatattatatgtatattttactTGTTTCCTTAACAAATACTCCCCCGATTATAAGATATACTTgcctaatttatatttattaagaaagttagttaatttaattattaatattaaatttatttattataatatttttttaaatttaactttaaCTTTATTGGAAACCTACTCACCTTCAATCTTCATAGGAAATAGAAAAAGACAATTAAgggtattttagtaaaaaaaaataatgaacaagAGAGATAAAATGAAGTTAGggacaaaaaaatttgttaattatgtcTTATAAATAGTAACAAAGGTAGTATTGTTAAAAACAATATTAGTAGAAgtgttaaaattcaaatttaaaaagagCAAATAGATACATAATATTATCTCTATAGGCTGTACAATTGAATCTAAATCCTAAGTTCAAGACATTGATTCTCACATAGTCACGTAAAAACAGGCCTTGTTCCAAATAATCAATTTCCAGGAGCATGGAAAAGTCATCAGCATCCTCTCCATGCAAAAGCAGCAAGAGGTATAGCTGGCTTGCAATTGTACATTGGCAGGAtactgtttcctctaaatgatggCAGAATTGCAGAATTACATCCACTAGGACAAGGTGGTGAAAGTTCAGGGCCATCTCAGCCACAAAACATCCGAAGGAAAGCATcaacaaaatatgtttggtCCATATTAGATGTGCCAGAGAGTGAAGGGTGGAATGCAGAATATTGCACAAACGAACGTGGCCTCAGAAACTGTCTCACAGGCATAAAAGATGAGTCAGAGGAATCAGTAATAAGTTTAGTAACAGGTAGGAGAAAGCAAAGCCAAACACAGAATCATTATTTATCTGTAGGCACTTCAGGTGGTGGTAGACTGATACAATCTTCAGAAGAATACAATACACCAGATGACTGGATTATTAGTAACTTTCGCTTGCGATTGATGGATTTAGGGAAGTCATTTTTCTTAATAACAGATGATGGTTTGATTTTTGAATACATTAGCATTGAGAGTGCATGGATATGGCTGAAGCATGAGAGTTCTACAGCCATGAAAGGTATATTGAGTAACTATAATGGAAGCTTATTCATGGTTGATGCATATGGGAGTCTGCTCCTTAGAGAAAGAAGTGGCAAGGAGTTAGCATGGAGGAATTGCACTGCTGTGAGGAAAGGAAGAAATGTTATTGGAGGTCAACCTTGGGATGGATTACCAGGCCAAGAAAGGAAGGTTACAACTGAAGATACTCTCTTCTTTGTGAGCAAAACTGGAAGACTAATGAAGTTAATGGTAATTATACTCTAAAGAATAGAATAACAAGATGAGAATATTGATCCTGGTGCAGTATTACTTAAGtgcataaatttaaaagaataattaagtttgtttttaattggtttttttttatagatatcaaaatcaaatacaGCAACAAAAACTAGCTATGCCATAATTGGAGAAGTAAATATTATACAATTTTTCCTCAGGTTTCTTTGAAGAAGTTGAAATGGAAAGATTGCAGAAATCCTCCAGATGCTAAGGTTGCATGTATAGTAGACCAGGAATTGTTCAGGAAAAATATAGTATTTGTCATCGGAATAAATGGTCGCCTATATCAGTATAACAAAGTGACTGATTTGTGGCATGAGCATTACCATTCTCAGCATTTGGTTCTATCACAGTTTTCTGGAACAGTTATAAGACCATCATTAAAAACACTCTCAGGCTCCCTCTTCATGCTTTCAAGAGAAGGTGGCCTTGTCGAGTATCAATGGAGTTCATTGTATGGATGGAACTGGGTGGAACATGGAACACCCAATAGAGGTGTAACACTTGTTGGTTCAACAGGTCCAAGCTTTGAAGgcaatcaattatttttgataGGTTCAGATGGAAAAGTATACCTTAGATACATGGACAAAATGGCATGGAAGTGGAAGGACTGTGGTTTTCCCTATGTAGGAAATAAGCTCGTTGAGGCACATAGACACGGAGGATTCCAGAAAGAGAAAGTAGATTGTATTGATGAAGATTCTGCATCATACTTGAAGAAGGACCAAGGAAACTTTGGTGACCTGAGCATTAAATGTGACTCAAAGGTAAA of Glycine soja cultivar W05 chromosome 1, ASM419377v2, whole genome shotgun sequence contains these proteins:
- the LOC114425666 gene encoding uncharacterized protein LOC114425666 isoform X1 — translated: MSMFHLTFAIWGLLSVSCFIVVVCASWCPYQIFQQSNQRFQQKTDKFWVFSEQTETWVEAKLPYDLLSCVNGDCRKVGSILQTDKKSTQEVLELKHKLDEQKRSVENKDSKLEAEDVVLPQRKRISLSKISETSVWITGESGSIYERFWNGMEWVIVPHDLPVSAGSAISIFVINQTILALSEAGKLYQQIRVQLGESSQPIWVEFTPTDPEKNLLMKSGVASRDEQRAYFCTKNGSLVELAWVEPSRWINHGQPAGANVAAIADASSTREVVYTISSAGDLYEYDRKSKPSWKRHIWHERTAQAAPLMPSKGCSLPGLSDDHSESLFLLTKEGTLVERKLHQRKWKWVVHGRPQDQNLTCITPALQDESSETSSISLFFTTSFGSVFEYQIVKQLGLVPNNQFPGAWKSHQHPLHAKAARGIAGLQLYIGRILFPLNDGRIAELHPLGQGGESSGPSQPQNIRRKASTKYVWSILDVPESEGWNAEYCTNERGLRNCLTGIKDESEESVISLVTGRRKQSQTQNHYLSVGTSGGGRLIQSSEEYNTPDDWIISNFRLRLMDLGKSFFLITDDGLIFEYISIESAWIWLKHESSTAMKGILSNYNGSLFMVDAYGSLLLRERSGKELAWRNCTAVRKGRNVIGGQPWDGLPGQERKVTTEDTLFFVSKTGRLMKLMVSLKKLKWKDCRNPPDAKVACIVDQELFRKNIVFVIGINGRLYQYNKVTDLWHEHYHSQHLVLSQFSGTVIRPSLKTLSGSLFMLSREGGLVEYQWSSLYGWNWVEHGTPNRGVTLVGSTGPSFEGNQLFLIGSDGKVYLRYMDKMAWKWKDCGFPYVGNKLVEAHRHGGFQKEKVDCIDEDSASYLKKDQGNFGDLSIKCDSKVASTRPIPFSEGSVLFELRDGRLAEIQLVGKREWVWSRIIGTPASLCLENYWTTVAYNLS
- the LOC114425666 gene encoding uncharacterized protein LOC114425666 isoform X2, giving the protein MSMFHLTFAIWGLLSVSCFIVVVCASWCPYQIFQQSNQRFQQKTDKFWVFSEQTETWVEAKLPYDLLSCVNGDCRKVGSILQTDKKSTQEVLELKHKLDEQKRSVENKDSKLEAEDVVLPQRKRISLSKISETSVWITGESGSIYERFWNGMEWVIVPHDLPVSAGSAISIFVINQTILALSEAGKLYQIRVQLGESSQPIWVEFTPTDPEKNLLMKSGVASRDEQRAYFCTKNGSLVELAWVEPSRWINHGQPAGANVAAIADASSTREVVYTISSAGDLYEYDRKSKPSWKRHIWHERTAQAAPLMPSKGCSLPGLSDDHSESLFLLTKEGTLVERKLHQRKWKWVVHGRPQDQNLTCITPALQDESSETSSISLFFTTSFGSVFEYQIVKQLGLVPNNQFPGAWKSHQHPLHAKAARGIAGLQLYIGRILFPLNDGRIAELHPLGQGGESSGPSQPQNIRRKASTKYVWSILDVPESEGWNAEYCTNERGLRNCLTGIKDESEESVISLVTGRRKQSQTQNHYLSVGTSGGGRLIQSSEEYNTPDDWIISNFRLRLMDLGKSFFLITDDGLIFEYISIESAWIWLKHESSTAMKGILSNYNGSLFMVDAYGSLLLRERSGKELAWRNCTAVRKGRNVIGGQPWDGLPGQERKVTTEDTLFFVSKTGRLMKLMVSLKKLKWKDCRNPPDAKVACIVDQELFRKNIVFVIGINGRLYQYNKVTDLWHEHYHSQHLVLSQFSGTVIRPSLKTLSGSLFMLSREGGLVEYQWSSLYGWNWVEHGTPNRGVTLVGSTGPSFEGNQLFLIGSDGKVYLRYMDKMAWKWKDCGFPYVGNKLVEAHRHGGFQKEKVDCIDEDSASYLKKDQGNFGDLSIKCDSKVASTRPIPFSEGSVLFELRDGRLAEIQLVGKREWVWSRIIGTPASLCLENYWTTVAYNLS